From one Branchiostoma floridae strain S238N-H82 chromosome 3, Bfl_VNyyK, whole genome shotgun sequence genomic stretch:
- the LOC118410876 gene encoding organic cation transporter protein-like, whose amino-acid sequence MAEREPEDEALFEGHGNGISKDKDQGFSDSIKVNYDKALKYLGGFGPWQKRVYLLVCLPAVFNAFQTMGIVFIAAEPDFSCRQPDVNFTGLNATDAEIRNITVPWEKKGDEWKQSQCSRYSYNFTASDLETTYQDFVSRYPVANRTKIQCDQGYVYDTSQFENTVVTQWDVVCDKKWQVNMIQSVWMAGLMVGSFFGGHAADIWGRKPVLLALMAVMYLFGMASAFSPNFTVLTAFRFIMACAGMIIFEIPFVLGAEMVSPEKRTLVGMIIMIYWAVGYVLLAGVAYLIRSWMWFQIAVTMPYLIGFAYYWMIPESPRWLISRNRQSEAKAIVEEGAKVAKVNLPDEVFHDDAPLTTKEEEGGSDRALYTFVDLFRTPNLRKWTINLFFNWAVNSMVYYGISLNAAAFHGNLYLNFAISGFVEIPAYLISIYILDKFGRRCSLSSLMVVGGVACIVAFFIPKHLFWLTTTLAMIGKFCITATFAIVYIFTAEIYPTVIRQIGLGMGAMMARVGGIIAPFIDLLGVYWTPLPYVIFGGTSIAAGLLALLLPETNGIALPATIEDGENFRKKDGIVDEEKETARL is encoded by the exons ATGGCGGAAAGAGAACCAGAGGACGAAGCGCTGTTTGAAGGTCATGGTAACGGGATCTCCAAGGACAAAGATCAG GGTTTCTCTGACTCCATTAAGGTGAACTACGACAAGGCTCTCAAGTATCTGGGCGGGTTTGGGCCGTGGCAGAAGAGGGTGTACCTCTTGGTCTGTCTCCCCGCCGTCTTCAACGCCTTCCAGACCATGGGCATCGTCTTCATCGCCGCCGAGCCAGACTTCAGCTGTCGGCAGCCGGACGTGAACTTCACGGGGCTGAACGCGACCGACGCCGAGATACGGAACATCACCGTCCCTTGGGAGAAAAAGGGCGACGAGTGGAAACAAAGCCAGTGTTCAAG GTACAGTTATAACTTCACTGCATCTGACCTAGAGACGACGTACCAGGATTTTGTGAGCAGGTATCCTGTAGCCAACCGAACCAAGATCCAGTGTGACCAGGGATACGTGTACGATACCTCACAGTTCGAAAACACCGTCgtcacacag TGGGACGTGGTGTGTGATAAGAAATGGCAGGTGAACATGATCCAGTCTGTGTGGATGGCGGGGCTCATGGTTGGATCCTTCTTCGGAGGACACGCGGCAGACAT CTGGGGCCGGAAGCCTGTCCTGTTGGCCCTGATGGCTGTCATGTACCTGTTCGGTATGGCCTCTGCCTTCTCCCCTAACTTCACCGTGCTCACCGCCTTTCGCTTCATCATGGCGTGTGCCGGTATGATCATCTTTGAGATACCCTTCGTCTTAG GAGCGGAGATGGTGAGTCCTGAGAAGCGGACCCTGGTGGGGATGATCATCATGATCTACTGGGCGGTGGGGTACGTGCTGCTGGCCGGGGTAGCCTACCTCATCCGCTCCTGGATGTGGTTCCAGATAGCCGTCACCATGCCTTACCTCATCGGTTTCGCCTACTATTG GATGATCCCCGAATCTCCGCGTTGGCTGATTTCAAGGAACCGGCAAAGCGAGGCGAAAGCCATCGTAGAGGAAGGAGCCAAG GTCGCGAAAGTGAATCTACCAGATGAAGTATTCCACGACGACGCCCCACTGACAACAAAG GAGGAGGAAGGCGGTTCGGACAGAGCTCTCTATACATTCGTAGATCTGTTCAGGACTCCAAACCTGCGCAAGTGGACTATCAACCTGTTCTTTAACTG GGCGGTGAACAGCATGGTGTATTATGGAATATCCCTGAACGCCGCGGCGTTCCACGggaacctgtacctgaacttcGCCATTTCCGGGTTTGTGGAGATCCCGGCTTACCTCATCTCAATCTACATCCTGGACAA GTTTGGAAGGCGCTGTTCACTGTCCAGTCTTATGGTCGTCGGAGGCGTGGCTTGTATCGTCGCTTTCTTCATTCCAAAGC ACCTGTTCTGGCTAACCACCACCCTGGCCATGATCGGGAAGTTCTGCATCACCGCCACCTTCGCCATCGTCTACATCTTCACAGCCGAGATCTACCCCACCGTTATCAG GCAAATCGGCCTGGGCATGGGCGCCATGATGGCTCGTGTTGGCGGGATCATCGCGCCGTTTATCGACCTGCTGGGCGTCTATTGGACGCCGTTGCCTTACGTCATCTTCGGGGGGACTTCGATTGCCGCCGGGCTGCTGGCGCTGCTCCTACCGGAAACCAATGGGATTGCACTTCCGGCTACCATCGAGGACGGCGAGAATTTCAGGAAGAAAGACGGCATTGTGGATGAGGAAAAGGAAACAGCTAGACTTTAG